One part of the Sporocytophaga myxococcoides DSM 11118 genome encodes these proteins:
- a CDS encoding alpha/beta fold hydrolase, with protein sequence MTFTVKQEKEFKYIDEGKGEVLLLLHGLFGALSNWEGVVKEFTSNYRVIIPLMPIYEMPVRSASVEGLVAFIEKFVNFKQLSDLTLLGNSLGGHVGLDYTLKNSSKVKRLVLTGSSGLFENGMGGSYPKRGSYEYVKERVGYTFYNPATATEELIKEVFDITKSIPKCMNIVALAKSAQRHNMAKDVPNIKIPTLLIWGLNDTITPPFVAHEFNRLIKNSELRFIDKCGHAPMMENPEKFNAFVHKFLESTV encoded by the coding sequence ATGACTTTTACAGTTAAGCAAGAAAAAGAATTCAAATATATTGATGAAGGTAAAGGCGAAGTTCTTTTACTGCTACATGGGCTTTTTGGGGCACTAAGCAATTGGGAGGGAGTAGTTAAAGAGTTTACTTCTAACTACAGAGTCATAATTCCTTTAATGCCTATTTATGAAATGCCTGTTAGGTCAGCAAGTGTAGAAGGTTTGGTGGCTTTTATAGAGAAGTTTGTCAACTTCAAACAGTTAAGTGATTTAACTTTGCTTGGTAATTCACTTGGCGGACATGTAGGACTTGATTATACTTTGAAAAATTCATCAAAAGTCAAGCGGTTGGTTTTGACTGGAAGTTCAGGGTTGTTTGAAAATGGAATGGGAGGGTCATATCCTAAAAGGGGAAGTTATGAATATGTGAAAGAAAGAGTAGGTTATACATTTTACAATCCTGCCACTGCAACTGAAGAGCTTATAAAAGAAGTTTTTGACATTACGAAAAGTATACCTAAGTGTATGAATATTGTTGCCCTTGCAAAATCTGCCCAAAGGCACAATATGGCCAAAGACGTTCCAAATATTAAAATTCCAACTTTGTTAATCTGGGGACTTAATGATACGATAACACCACCATTTGTCGCTCATGAGTTTAATCGATTAATAAAAAATTCGGAATTAAGATTTATCGACAAGTGCGGACATGCTCCAATGATGGAAAATCCTGAGAAGTTTAATGCTTTTGTTCACAAATTCCTGGAGTCTACTGTATGA
- a CDS encoding CBS domain-containing protein, which translates to MIAEELINQMIPPLKVSDSAEKAKKWMEEFRLTQLPVVENNNFLGFLEEQALYEKDDFTVPISNIRLVNKELVVKPSSHFYDVIKLASKNKLQIVPVVNDDSKFVGVISVNETSFAMAQMFATQGPGGIIVLSMQDKDYSLSQISRLVEANDAKVLSSFVSNDELDPNKIKLTLKLNRTDLTRIIATFERYDYKIIANFQENELTSHDKERLDLLFKYLNI; encoded by the coding sequence ATGATTGCCGAAGAACTAATAAACCAGATGATTCCTCCATTGAAGGTTTCTGATTCAGCAGAGAAAGCAAAGAAATGGATGGAAGAGTTCAGGTTAACCCAATTGCCTGTTGTTGAGAATAATAATTTTTTAGGATTTCTTGAAGAACAAGCTTTGTATGAAAAAGATGACTTCACCGTACCAATTTCAAACATAAGGTTAGTTAATAAAGAGCTGGTAGTAAAACCTTCTTCTCATTTTTATGATGTAATAAAGTTGGCATCTAAAAATAAGTTGCAGATCGTACCCGTAGTGAATGATGATTCAAAATTTGTAGGCGTTATTTCAGTAAATGAAACATCATTTGCTATGGCTCAAATGTTTGCAACTCAAGGGCCAGGTGGGATTATTGTACTATCTATGCAGGATAAAGACTATTCATTGTCTCAGATAAGCAGGTTGGTAGAGGCAAATGATGCCAAAGTTTTAAGTTCATTTGTTTCTAATGATGAACTTGATCCGAATAAAATAAAACTTACTCTCAAATTAAATAGAACAGACCTTACAAGAATTATTGCGACTTTTGAAAGGTATGATTATAAAATAATTGCTAATTTTCAGGAAAATGAACTGACAAGTCACGATAAAGAAAGACTTGATTTACTGTTTAAGTATCTGAATATTTAG
- a CDS encoding HU family DNA-binding protein, which produces MNKAELIDAIAAESKLTKADSKRALDAFLSAASKTLKKGDKVIIIGFGTFSVAKRAARTGRNPQTGKTIQIKAKKVVKFKAGADLAKKVK; this is translated from the coding sequence ATGAACAAAGCAGAATTAATCGACGCAATCGCAGCTGAGTCAAAACTAACTAAAGCTGATTCAAAAAGAGCACTTGATGCATTCCTAAGTGCAGCTTCTAAAACTTTGAAAAAAGGAGATAAAGTTATCATCATTGGATTTGGTACTTTCTCTGTAGCTAAAAGAGCAGCAAGAACTGGTAGAAACCCACAAACTGGTAAAACTATCCAGATCAAAGCTAAGAAGGTTGTAAAATTCAAAGCAGGTGCTGATCTAGCTAAAAAAGTAAAATAA
- a CDS encoding GatB/YqeY domain-containing protein has protein sequence MSLKEKIDADIKSAMLAKNKDELRALRSIKSLILLAETDKGAQGEVSTDAEIKLLTKAAKQRKESAEVYAGQGRADLEKIELDELAVIEKYLPKQLSEDEIAAKLKEIIAEVGAKGPGDMGKVMGAATKAFAGTADNKVVSALVKSLLSQ, from the coding sequence ATGAGTTTAAAAGAAAAAATCGATGCTGATATAAAATCGGCAATGCTAGCAAAAAACAAAGATGAATTGCGTGCATTAAGAAGTATAAAATCTCTTATTTTATTGGCAGAGACTGATAAAGGCGCTCAGGGAGAGGTTTCTACAGATGCAGAAATTAAGCTTTTAACAAAGGCGGCAAAACAAAGAAAAGAATCAGCTGAAGTTTATGCCGGACAGGGAAGGGCGGACTTGGAAAAAATTGAGCTTGATGAATTAGCAGTAATCGAGAAATATTTGCCGAAGCAGCTTTCTGAAGATGAAATAGCTGCAAAACTGAAGGAAATAATTGCTGAAGTTGGAGCCAAAGGTCCTGGAGACATGGGAAAAGTTATGGGCGCTGCAACTAAGGCATTTGCAGGAACAGCAGATAATAAAGTTGTTTCAGCATTAGTTAAATCATTGTTGAGTCAATAA
- a CDS encoding DUF6089 family protein — translation MKKLLQLGLLLFLVSFFNEGSFAQEFNKKNRYYSVGVTLNAMNYVGELDPGPSFARPGIKLTRPNFGIEGLARLYPRFSLRGAISYGRIKGSDDKSANYNDKNLFRRARNLSVRNDIFEVKVDAVIDLIGHRGKYVRRADFTPYGFIGIAYFHHNPKAESPDAFGGKYVALNPLQTEGKSYSLNQVAIPFGLGVRYKLSKQLDLAFELGWRYTFTDYLDDVSSYYVDKGDPETSLAAAMANRTLEGGVERDPQLFAKLGDQERLQFDSNGKLIGIRGVSNPGDQRGDKNKDWYIVTGFHLTYIIPPRVVCPKFR, via the coding sequence ATGAAAAAGTTATTACAATTAGGACTTTTATTATTTTTAGTTTCCTTTTTCAATGAGGGATCATTTGCCCAAGAGTTCAACAAGAAAAATCGCTATTATAGTGTTGGAGTTACACTTAATGCAATGAACTATGTAGGTGAATTGGATCCCGGTCCAAGCTTTGCTCGGCCAGGCATAAAGCTAACAAGACCTAACTTTGGTATTGAAGGACTAGCAAGACTATATCCAAGATTTTCACTGAGAGGAGCTATATCTTATGGGCGAATAAAAGGTAGTGATGATAAAAGTGCAAACTATAATGATAAAAACCTTTTCAGGAGAGCAAGAAATCTTTCAGTGCGAAATGATATTTTTGAGGTTAAAGTAGATGCAGTTATTGATCTGATTGGCCATAGAGGTAAATATGTAAGACGTGCCGATTTCACACCTTACGGATTTATAGGTATCGCATATTTTCATCATAATCCTAAAGCAGAAAGCCCGGATGCATTTGGTGGCAAATATGTTGCTTTAAATCCATTACAAACAGAAGGAAAATCTTATTCTTTAAATCAGGTTGCAATTCCATTTGGTTTAGGCGTGAGATATAAATTATCCAAACAGCTAGACTTGGCATTTGAATTAGGATGGAGATACACATTTACAGATTATCTGGATGATGTAAGTTCTTATTATGTTGATAAAGGAGACCCTGAAACAAGTCTTGCAGCGGCAATGGCTAATAGGACACTTGAAGGTGGAGTTGAAAGAGATCCACAGTTATTTGCGAAGTTGGGTGATCAAGAAAGATTACAATTTGATTCAAATGGAAAATTAATCGGAATCAGAGGCGTGTCAAATCCAGGAGATCAAAGAGGTGATAAAAATAAAGACTGGTACATTGTAACTGGCTTTCATTTGACTTACATTATTCCTCCGAGAGTTGTTTGTCCTAAGTTTAGATAA
- a CDS encoding isoprenyl transferase, with protein MNLIEQIDKTKIPAHIAIIMDGNGRWAKKKGAISRIFGHKSAITSVREATEGCAKIGVKYLTLYAFSTENWSRPKEEVDALMQLLVSTIKGEVKQLNQNNVRLSTIGNFKDLPTSCQKELSEAINATKNNTGLTLTLALSYSGRWDILEATRKLLEKVERNELKSKDLTLEMISDCVSTAGIPDPELVIRTSGEFRVSNFLLWQIAYSEFYITDILWPDFREGDLYNAVLSFQKRERRFGMISEQLKQV; from the coding sequence ATGAACTTAATTGAACAAATTGATAAGACCAAAATTCCAGCGCATATTGCTATTATTATGGATGGGAATGGCCGATGGGCTAAGAAAAAGGGAGCAATAAGCAGAATTTTCGGTCATAAAAGTGCTATCACTTCTGTAAGAGAAGCAACCGAAGGTTGCGCAAAAATTGGGGTTAAGTATCTTACTCTTTATGCATTTTCCACAGAAAACTGGAGCAGACCCAAAGAGGAGGTGGATGCCCTTATGCAACTTCTTGTTTCAACAATCAAAGGAGAAGTAAAGCAATTAAATCAAAATAACGTCCGCCTTTCTACTATCGGTAATTTTAAAGACTTGCCTACTTCCTGTCAAAAGGAATTATCAGAAGCAATTAACGCTACTAAAAACAATACAGGGCTTACTCTTACGTTAGCTCTGAGTTATAGTGGCAGATGGGATATTTTGGAAGCTACAAGAAAGCTTTTAGAAAAGGTAGAACGAAACGAATTAAAGTCGAAAGACCTAACTTTGGAGATGATTTCAGATTGTGTTTCAACAGCAGGTATTCCAGATCCGGAGTTAGTAATAAGAACCAGTGGAGAGTTTAGAGTGAGTAACTTTCTGTTATGGCAAATTGCATATTCAGAATTTTATATAACAGATATTTTATGGCCCGACTTTAGGGAGGGCGATTTGTATAATGCAGTGCTTTCTTTTCAAAAGAGAGAAAGAAGATTTGGAATGATCAGCGAACAACTGAAACAAGTTTAA
- a CDS encoding pyridoxine 5'-phosphate synthase, translating to MTRLSVNVNKIATLRNSRGGNNPDLIQVALDCERFGAQGITVHPRPDERHIKYADVYALKEVIKTEFNIEGNPEGKFIDLVKEIKPHQVTLVPDPPGAITSNAGWNTIKYKDFLKDVIRGFKECGIRVSLFVDPVEQMVEGAAEAGADRVELYTEPYAKNFSKDKVKAISEYIVAAQKAASLGLGLNAGHDLDLKNLKYLKDNISNLDEVSIGHALICDALYFGLENTIQMYLKELN from the coding sequence ATGACCCGCTTAAGTGTAAATGTAAATAAAATAGCCACATTGAGAAATTCCAGAGGGGGCAATAATCCCGATTTGATCCAAGTTGCATTGGATTGCGAACGATTTGGAGCTCAAGGAATAACAGTTCACCCGCGACCAGACGAGAGACATATCAAATATGCGGATGTTTATGCTTTAAAGGAAGTGATTAAAACTGAATTTAATATTGAAGGGAATCCTGAAGGAAAATTTATTGATCTTGTAAAAGAAATCAAACCACATCAAGTAACTCTTGTACCTGATCCTCCGGGAGCTATTACAAGCAATGCTGGCTGGAATACAATAAAATATAAAGATTTTTTAAAAGATGTTATCCGGGGTTTTAAAGAATGTGGGATTAGAGTAAGTCTATTCGTAGATCCTGTAGAACAAATGGTTGAAGGAGCTGCAGAAGCTGGTGCTGACAGAGTGGAACTTTATACCGAACCTTATGCAAAAAATTTTTCAAAGGATAAGGTAAAAGCTATTTCCGAATATATAGTTGCTGCCCAGAAAGCTGCTTCTCTTGGATTAGGACTTAATGCAGGACATGATCTTGATCTTAAAAATCTAAAATACCTTAAAGACAATATCTCTAATCTTGATGAAGTATCTATAGGGCATGCACTCATATGCGATGCTCTTTATTTTGGACTAGAGAATACAATCCAAATGTATCTTAAAGAATTAAACTAA
- a CDS encoding DUF6089 family protein translates to MNRKNNRIAGRILSAIFLFIGVSVANVNAQVHEIGLGAGGFNYTGELARKFNPLFYRPGAEIFYRLNFSPAVALRGAFSFGGIYGAELKSKDPVANYRQGEFKNNLTEVSATLEYNFFNFRAPKDSRKAQSSSRITPYFTGGIAFYNTQQDLGTGNSFFNVAIPIGLGFKYQLTEHWNLGGEFVARKTFTDYLDGVREGTINYRRTGDILKTDWYYYTGLTVSYTFYSVKCPAIYHK, encoded by the coding sequence TTGAATAGAAAAAATAATAGAATAGCAGGAAGGATCCTTTCTGCTATTTTTCTCTTTATAGGAGTTTCGGTTGCTAATGTTAATGCTCAGGTTCATGAAATTGGATTAGGCGCTGGAGGGTTCAATTATACAGGAGAACTTGCAAGAAAATTCAACCCATTATTTTATCGTCCGGGAGCTGAGATTTTTTACAGACTTAATTTTAGCCCTGCTGTTGCATTAAGAGGAGCATTTAGTTTTGGAGGGATATATGGGGCTGAATTAAAATCGAAAGACCCTGTTGCTAATTACAGACAGGGCGAATTTAAAAATAACCTCACTGAGGTATCAGCTACTTTGGAATATAATTTTTTTAATTTCAGAGCTCCAAAAGATTCAAGAAAAGCTCAAAGCTCATCTAGGATTACTCCATATTTTACAGGTGGTATTGCATTTTATAATACCCAACAAGACCTTGGAACGGGAAATAGTTTTTTTAATGTTGCAATTCCCATTGGCCTGGGCTTCAAATACCAGTTGACTGAACATTGGAATCTTGGTGGAGAGTTTGTGGCAAGAAAAACATTTACTGATTACCTTGACGGAGTAAGGGAGGGTACTATCAATTACCGCAGAACTGGGGATATTTTAAAAACTGATTGGTATTATTATACTGGATTAACTGTTAGCTACACTTTTTACAGCGTCAAATGTCCTGCTATTTATCATAAATAA
- a CDS encoding anthranilate synthase component II: MIVLIDNLDSYTYNLLHLFQKLGVVCTCMRIDEIEDLEALNSFSGIVLSPGPGNPKDQQLLLSIIEKFWRLKPILGICLGHQAIGYFFGSEIVKMDKPMHGKISLLEVVYKDPVFENINEDFNIVRYHSLILGKLPPVLKVLAESNNNEIMAIRHITQPIYGFQFHPEAVLSENGEKLIQNWLSLSFTIK, from the coding sequence TTGATAGTACTGATTGATAATTTAGATTCATATACATATAATCTTCTTCATCTTTTTCAAAAGCTGGGAGTGGTATGTACATGCATGCGAATCGATGAAATTGAAGATCTTGAAGCTTTGAATTCTTTCTCGGGAATTGTCTTATCTCCAGGTCCAGGAAATCCTAAAGACCAACAACTACTTCTTTCAATTATTGAAAAATTTTGGAGGCTTAAGCCAATATTAGGTATATGCCTTGGTCATCAGGCAATCGGATACTTTTTTGGTTCTGAAATTGTTAAAATGGACAAGCCTATGCATGGCAAGATTTCATTATTAGAAGTAGTGTATAAGGATCCGGTATTTGAAAATATTAATGAGGATTTTAATATTGTTCGATACCATTCTTTAATTCTGGGAAAATTGCCACCAGTGCTTAAAGTTCTGGCTGAATCAAATAATAATGAGATTATGGCAATAAGGCATATTACTCAGCCAATTTATGGGTTTCAGTTTCATCCGGAGGCAGTTTTATCCGAAAATGGTGAAAAACTTATACAAAACTGGCTTAGTTTATCCTTTACTATAAAGTAA
- the metK gene encoding methionine adenosyltransferase: MSYLFTSESVSEGHPDKVADQISDAILDAILAQDPHSRVACETMVTTGLVVVAGEVTTKATIDTQNIIRDTIKKIGYTKAEYMFEADSCGILTALHQQSPDIAQGVNEGEGIDKDQGAGDQGMMFGYATTETPEYMPMALAFSHRLVKKLAEIRKKGKKMTYLRPDAKSQVTIEYGDNGKPKRVHTIVISTQHDDFGKDADMLKLIKNDMVNEVIPSVIPKKLIDSKTIFHINPTGKFVIGGPHGDSGLTGRKIIVDTYGGKGAHGGGAFSGKDPSKVDRSAAYAARHIAKNLVAAGVAEEILVQVAYAIGVSKPVSLTVNTYGTAKVNMTDAQIASKVLNVFDMRPKAIVERLGLKNPIFSETAAYGHMGREPFIKEVDLSYVELKDDGKKKTEIKKTVSKKVEFFTWEKLDHVEAVKKEFKIK, from the coding sequence ATGTCATACCTATTTACCTCAGAATCCGTGTCGGAAGGTCACCCTGATAAGGTTGCTGATCAGATTTCAGATGCAATCCTTGATGCAATTCTTGCACAAGATCCACATTCAAGAGTTGCTTGTGAAACGATGGTTACTACAGGACTAGTTGTAGTTGCCGGTGAAGTTACTACTAAGGCTACTATTGACACTCAGAATATTATAAGAGATACTATTAAGAAAATCGGGTATACCAAAGCAGAGTACATGTTTGAAGCAGACTCTTGTGGTATACTTACTGCACTTCACCAACAGTCACCAGATATTGCACAAGGTGTTAATGAAGGAGAAGGCATTGATAAAGATCAGGGAGCTGGTGATCAGGGGATGATGTTTGGTTACGCAACAACAGAAACTCCTGAATATATGCCTATGGCTTTGGCTTTTTCTCACAGACTGGTAAAAAAGTTAGCTGAGATCAGAAAAAAAGGCAAGAAAATGACTTACCTGCGTCCAGATGCAAAATCTCAAGTTACAATTGAGTATGGCGACAACGGCAAGCCTAAGAGAGTGCATACTATCGTTATTTCCACTCAGCACGATGACTTTGGGAAAGATGCAGATATGCTGAAATTGATCAAAAATGACATGGTCAATGAAGTAATCCCTTCTGTGATTCCTAAAAAACTTATTGACAGTAAAACAATCTTCCACATCAACCCAACCGGAAAATTCGTAATTGGCGGACCTCACGGAGATTCAGGATTAACAGGAAGAAAAATTATTGTTGATACTTATGGAGGAAAAGGTGCACACGGCGGTGGAGCATTCTCTGGAAAAGATCCTTCTAAAGTTGACAGAAGCGCAGCATATGCAGCAAGACACATTGCTAAAAACCTTGTTGCTGCGGGAGTTGCAGAAGAAATACTTGTTCAGGTAGCCTATGCAATCGGTGTTTCAAAACCAGTTTCTTTAACTGTAAATACTTACGGAACAGCGAAAGTAAATATGACCGATGCTCAGATCGCTTCCAAAGTATTGAATGTTTTTGATATGAGACCAAAAGCTATTGTTGAAAGATTAGGCCTTAAAAACCCTATTTTCTCTGAAACAGCTGCATATGGCCATATGGGAAGAGAACCATTTATAAAAGAAGTAGATCTTTCTTATGTGGAGCTAAAAGATGATGGCAAAAAGAAAACAGAGATCAAGAAAACTGTAAGTAAAAAAGTTGAATTCTTCACATGGGAAAAACTTGACCATGTAGAAGCTGTAAAGAAAGAATTCAAAATCAAGTAA
- a CDS encoding DUF2905 domain-containing protein: MSEFQGLGKGLIIGGIIFVVIGLILLFSDKIPLLGKLPGDIAIKGKNWSFYFPLATSILLSILISLILFVIRKLF; the protein is encoded by the coding sequence ATGAGTGAATTTCAAGGCTTAGGAAAAGGGTTGATTATAGGTGGTATTATTTTCGTCGTTATTGGGTTGATACTATTGTTTTCTGATAAAATACCCCTATTAGGCAAACTCCCGGGAGATATTGCGATTAAAGGAAAAAACTGGTCATTCTATTTTCCTTTGGCTACAAGTATTTTACTTAGTATTCTTATTTCGTTAATCTTGTTCGTTATAAGAAAATTATTCTGA
- a CDS encoding CvpA family protein codes for MEIFDIIVILILALGGYAGYKKGLLLEIVTFLAFIIAVLSAFKLLKEGMNWMQPYMKDFPQMLPYVTFTIIFLLVFVGIYFFGKFLKSILDYTLLGTFDSAAGAFVGVLKTAFIISLFIWLTSAAKLEFISKYGQKSFAYPVLASFAPNTIHVVSYIIPFQDIFPALKKILENQKA; via the coding sequence GTGGAAATCTTTGATATAATAGTTATTCTGATTCTTGCACTTGGGGGATATGCGGGATATAAAAAGGGACTGTTATTGGAAATAGTTACCTTTCTGGCATTCATAATTGCAGTGTTGTCTGCATTTAAGCTTCTCAAAGAAGGAATGAATTGGATGCAACCATATATGAAAGATTTCCCCCAAATGCTGCCTTATGTTACATTTACGATAATCTTTTTGTTGGTTTTTGTCGGAATATACTTTTTTGGTAAATTCTTAAAATCAATACTTGATTATACACTTCTTGGCACATTTGACAGCGCTGCCGGAGCATTTGTAGGAGTTCTAAAAACTGCTTTCATAATTAGTTTGTTTATTTGGTTGACAAGTGCCGCCAAGCTGGAGTTTATTTCTAAATATGGGCAAAAATCATTTGCTTATCCTGTGCTTGCTTCTTTTGCGCCAAATACAATCCACGTTGTCAGCTATATAATACCATTTCAGGATATTTTTCCAGCATTAAAGAAGATACTTGAAAACCAAAAGGCTTGA
- a CDS encoding NAD kinase, with protein sequence MKIAIHGRTFNNDAIPFIQEMFDNLKSRESEILVYKNFSVFLDKVGIKYNNANIYSHHEELEDTDFLFSIGGDGTFLESVSFAGPQQIPLLGINTGRLGFLATTPREKILQAIDSIYKHTYKFEERTLIHLDSDLDLFNGVNFALNEFAILKRDISSMIVVHTYINGEYLNSYWADGLIISTPTGSTGYSLSCGGPLVMPSTNNFIISPVSPHNLNVRPMIVPDSSVLSFEIEARNKNFLISLDSRSKSVPVKTKLTVRREKFKAKIVELEGYNYFQTLRNKLNWGLDLRN encoded by the coding sequence ATGAAAATTGCAATACACGGCAGAACCTTTAATAATGACGCTATCCCATTTATCCAGGAAATGTTTGATAACCTTAAATCAAGGGAGTCAGAAATCCTGGTTTATAAGAATTTCTCTGTTTTTCTCGATAAGGTAGGGATTAAATATAATAATGCTAATATTTACAGTCACCATGAGGAGTTAGAAGATACAGATTTTTTATTTAGTATTGGTGGAGATGGAACCTTTTTAGAATCTGTCTCATTTGCCGGACCTCAACAAATACCACTTCTTGGAATCAACACAGGGCGTTTAGGATTTTTAGCAACAACTCCTCGCGAAAAAATCTTACAGGCTATTGATTCAATTTATAAACATACCTATAAATTCGAAGAAAGAACTTTGATTCATTTGGATTCTGATCTTGATTTATTTAATGGTGTTAATTTTGCATTGAATGAATTCGCTATTTTGAAGAGAGATATCTCATCTATGATAGTAGTGCATACTTATATAAATGGAGAATATTTAAATTCTTATTGGGCGGACGGATTAATTATTTCAACTCCAACAGGTTCCACGGGCTATTCTCTAAGTTGTGGCGGACCTTTAGTTATGCCAAGTACAAACAATTTTATCATTTCTCCGGTTAGTCCTCATAATCTTAATGTAAGGCCAATGATTGTTCCGGATAGTAGTGTTCTTTCTTTTGAAATAGAAGCCAGAAATAAAAATTTCCTTATTTCACTCGATTCCAGATCAAAATCAGTACCTGTTAAAACCAAACTGACAGTAAGAAGGGAGAAATTTAAAGCTAAAATAGTTGAGTTAGAAGGGTATAATTATTTTCAGACACTAAGAAATAAGCTTAACTGGGGCTTAGATTTAAGGAATTAA
- a CDS encoding alpha/beta fold hydrolase has protein sequence MKLYYKELGSGEPLILLHGLFGSSDNLYSVAKELAKKYQVFVIDERNHGNSPWSDIMNYDVIADDIKEFMEDHSIKNALIVGHSMGGKASMKLAQKYPQLVRKLVVSDIAPRYYAPHHQTILAGLNSVNLETLESRTDADTQLSAHIKDLPTRQFLLKNLGRDENGQFKWKINLSVITKQIEFVGAGINDSEVINTPTLFVRGGKSDYIKLSDEPIIKKIFPNSTLKTIEGASHWIHAEKPVEFINLIFEFDSE, from the coding sequence ATGAAATTATATTATAAAGAACTAGGATCAGGGGAACCTTTAATTCTGTTACATGGATTATTTGGATCTTCTGACAATTTATATTCTGTTGCCAAAGAGTTGGCTAAAAAGTATCAAGTATTCGTTATAGATGAACGAAACCATGGCAATTCGCCTTGGAGTGATATAATGAATTACGATGTGATTGCAGATGACATTAAAGAATTTATGGAAGATCATTCCATAAAGAATGCTTTGATAGTGGGCCATTCAATGGGTGGAAAAGCGAGTATGAAATTAGCTCAGAAATATCCGCAATTGGTTAGAAAATTAGTCGTTTCTGATATTGCACCAAGATATTATGCGCCACACCACCAGACCATATTAGCAGGGCTGAATAGCGTTAACCTTGAAACACTTGAAAGCAGAACAGATGCTGATACTCAATTGTCGGCTCATATTAAAGATCTACCTACCAGACAATTTCTGTTAAAGAATCTGGGCAGAGATGAAAATGGACAATTCAAATGGAAAATAAACCTGAGTGTAATCACAAAACAAATTGAATTTGTAGGTGCTGGAATTAATGATTCAGAAGTAATCAACACACCCACTCTATTTGTTAGAGGTGGCAAAAGTGATTATATAAAACTCTCTGATGAACCAATTATTAAAAAGATATTCCCAAACTCTACGTTAAAAACAATTGAAGGCGCAAGCCACTGGATTCATGCTGAAAAACCAGTCGAATTTATCAATCTGATTTTTGAGTTTGATTCAGAATAA
- a CDS encoding SAM-dependent methyltransferase: protein MSIPESETSKLYLIPSILAEGTALQMMAPAIAEVIKETDYYFAENIKTARRYISELKTGRKIEDLIFYQLDKDTSKEEAIKLFETVPSGKNIGVLSEAGCPGIADPGALAVAIAHKKKWDIVPLPGPSSIFMALMASGFNGQYFCFKGYLPIDKDQKIKAFKAIEREAWDKRATQIVIETPYRNNKFLEDIIATGNPETQLCIACDITGPQQFIQTKNLNEWKKNLPDLNKKPTVFLFFGRN from the coding sequence ATGTCGATTCCCGAATCTGAAACTTCCAAATTATATCTGATTCCCTCAATACTGGCAGAAGGCACTGCCCTTCAGATGATGGCTCCGGCGATAGCTGAAGTTATTAAAGAAACTGATTATTATTTTGCTGAAAATATTAAAACAGCTAGAAGATATATAAGTGAGCTAAAAACAGGACGAAAAATAGAAGACCTTATCTTTTATCAACTTGATAAAGATACTTCAAAAGAAGAGGCCATTAAATTATTTGAAACAGTTCCATCAGGAAAAAATATTGGTGTATTATCTGAAGCTGGCTGTCCTGGCATAGCTGACCCAGGAGCTTTAGCTGTTGCAATTGCACATAAAAAAAAATGGGATATAGTGCCTCTTCCAGGCCCATCTTCCATCTTTATGGCATTAATGGCATCAGGTTTCAATGGTCAGTATTTCTGCTTTAAAGGTTATCTTCCAATAGATAAAGATCAAAAAATTAAGGCTTTTAAAGCCATAGAGAGAGAAGCCTGGGACAAGAGAGCCACACAGATAGTTATCGAAACACCTTACCGCAATAATAAATTTTTAGAAGATATAATTGCGACTGGCAATCCTGAAACCCAACTTTGTATAGCTTGTGATATTACAGGACCTCAGCAATTTATTCAGACGAAAAACCTTAATGAATGGAAAAAAAATTTACCAGATCTTAACAAAAAGCCCACAGTATTTCTATTTTTTGGAAGAAACTGA